One Desulfobulbus oligotrophicus DNA segment encodes these proteins:
- a CDS encoding sigma-54-dependent transcriptional regulator yields the protein MPETILIIDDEEAIRDSLAGILADEGFLPLTAGSAEEGLRVLDDQETDLVLLDIWLPGMDGLEALKLIKQRFSLPVIMISGHGTIETAVQATQSGAFYFIEKPLSYDKTILAIKQGLQVARLERENQLLRESEAPPSTITGNSPVIMRLRQQIERVAPTDASVLILGKHGTGKELVAQTIHRLSARNRQPMIAVNCAAIPEELIESELFGHVKGAFTGATETKKGKFDQANDSTLFLDEIGDMSLKSQAKVLRILQEQQFERVGGSRTIGIDVRILAATNKNLEKEIEHGHFRADLFYRLNVVPIEVPDLADRCEDIPLLVADFISQFRHKGLGDKQFTPEAFQLLQHHSWPGNVRELRNLVERLLIMVPGEMILAEDVALNLGSTSGLQPPVPHTGSAYQHLAYKEARRQFETDYLRAKLEENDGNVSKTAEDIGMERSHLHKKLKALDITIK from the coding sequence ATGCCGGAAACCATACTGATCATAGATGATGAAGAGGCCATTCGCGACAGCCTGGCCGGTATCCTTGCCGATGAAGGTTTCCTTCCACTGACTGCCGGCTCAGCTGAAGAAGGTCTGCGAGTACTGGATGATCAGGAAACTGATCTCGTCCTTCTTGATATCTGGCTGCCGGGAATGGATGGCCTGGAGGCGTTGAAACTGATCAAACAGCGTTTCTCTCTGCCTGTGATCATGATCTCCGGACACGGCACCATTGAGACAGCTGTGCAGGCCACCCAGAGCGGTGCTTTTTATTTCATTGAAAAACCGCTTTCCTACGACAAGACCATTCTTGCAATCAAACAGGGACTGCAGGTTGCACGGCTGGAACGGGAAAACCAGCTTCTCCGGGAAAGTGAAGCTCCACCATCAACCATCACCGGCAACAGTCCGGTTATCATGCGACTACGGCAACAGATTGAACGGGTCGCCCCCACTGATGCCTCGGTACTCATTCTTGGGAAGCACGGGACCGGTAAAGAACTGGTGGCACAGACCATCCATCGTCTCTCCGCAAGAAACAGACAGCCGATGATAGCTGTCAACTGTGCCGCCATTCCAGAAGAACTCATTGAATCCGAACTGTTCGGTCATGTGAAAGGGGCGTTCACCGGTGCCACGGAAACCAAAAAAGGCAAGTTTGACCAGGCCAATGATTCCACCCTCTTTCTCGATGAAATCGGTGATATGAGCCTGAAAAGCCAGGCCAAGGTGTTGCGCATTCTCCAGGAACAGCAATTTGAGCGCGTGGGCGGATCGCGAACTATCGGCATAGATGTTCGTATTCTGGCGGCCACCAACAAAAATCTTGAAAAAGAGATTGAACACGGTCATTTCCGGGCAGACCTTTTTTATCGCCTGAATGTTGTCCCCATTGAAGTACCCGATCTGGCGGATCGGTGTGAAGACATCCCGCTGCTGGTGGCGGATTTTATCAGTCAGTTTCGGCACAAGGGACTTGGTGACAAACAGTTCACTCCGGAAGCTTTTCAGCTGCTTCAACATCACTCCTGGCCCGGCAATGTTCGTGAACTGCGCAATCTCGTCGAACGGTTGCTGATCATGGTACCTGGAGAGATGATCCTGGCGGAAGATGTCGCTCTTAACCTTGGTAGCACATCAGGATTGCAACCACCGGTACCACACACAGGCTCAGCGTACCAGCATCTGGCCTATAAAGAGGCACGCCGCCAATTTGAAACAGACTATCTCCGGGCCAAACTTGAAGAAAATGACGGCAACGTCTCCAAAACAGCTGAAGATATCGGTATGGAGCGTAGTCACCTGCACAAAAAACTGAAGGCTCTGGATATCACAATTAAATAG
- the hemB gene encoding porphobilinogen synthase produces MVFPEYRPRRMRQHETFRAMIRETRLSTEQMIYPLFVLPGKGIREEVSSMPGVFRYSVDQLVKEAKDCLAMGIRSVILFGLPEKKDGLGSGAYAKHGIVQRAVQELKNKVPDMTIVTDVCLCEYTDHGHCGCLAGQEIDNDATLELLAKTALSHAQAGADMVAPSDMMDGRISEIRTTLDEHSFHTVPIMSYAVKYASAFYGPFRDAAECSPQFGDRRSYQMDPANSREALREATLDVDEGADILMVKPALAYLDIISRLRDEFDLPIAAYQVSGEYAMIKAAAEKGWIDGERIMAESLIAIRRAGADIILTYFAKDMARLLAKTKG; encoded by the coding sequence ATGGTTTTTCCGGAATATCGTCCCCGTCGAATGCGACAGCACGAAACCTTTCGTGCCATGATTCGCGAAACACGGCTAAGCACAGAACAGATGATTTACCCGCTCTTCGTTCTTCCCGGCAAAGGTATCCGAGAGGAAGTCAGCTCCATGCCGGGTGTCTTCCGTTACTCGGTGGATCAACTTGTCAAGGAGGCCAAAGACTGTCTGGCAATGGGTATCCGTTCCGTGATCCTCTTTGGACTGCCTGAAAAAAAAGATGGTCTTGGCTCCGGTGCGTACGCTAAGCATGGTATTGTACAACGAGCTGTCCAGGAATTGAAAAACAAGGTACCGGACATGACAATAGTGACCGATGTCTGCCTTTGTGAGTACACAGACCACGGTCACTGCGGCTGCCTAGCAGGTCAGGAGATTGACAATGATGCAACCCTCGAACTCCTGGCTAAAACAGCACTGTCGCATGCGCAGGCCGGAGCCGACATGGTTGCCCCTTCCGACATGATGGACGGCCGGATCAGTGAGATCCGGACGACACTGGATGAACATTCGTTCCATACGGTACCGATCATGTCCTATGCTGTCAAATACGCCTCAGCCTTTTACGGCCCCTTCCGTGATGCAGCCGAATGTTCCCCCCAATTCGGCGACCGCCGCAGTTATCAGATGGATCCGGCCAACAGCAGGGAAGCCCTGCGCGAAGCAACACTTGATGTGGATGAGGGTGCTGATATTCTGATGGTGAAACCGGCCCTGGCCTATCTTGACATCATCAGCCGATTACGTGATGAATTTGATCTGCCGATTGCAGCCTATCAGGTCAGTGGCGAGTACGCCATGATCAAGGCGGCTGCAGAAAAGGGATGGATTGACGGGGAACGGATCATGGCGGAGAGCCTGATCGCCATACGCCGGGCAGGAGCCGATATCATCCTCACCTACTTTGCCAAGGATATGGCCAGGTTACTGGCTAAAACCAAGGGCTAG
- a CDS encoding alpha/beta fold hydrolase, with translation MALLTLDTGQQLNYEQYAGETNRPWLVFLHEGLGSITQWRDYPQQLCQHTGCPGMVYDRIGYGLSSQLTRPRTIHYLHEYALYELPLVLDAVLPDQNFILIGHSDGGSISLLFSAERWPRLLGTVTVSAHVFVEPASITGVEQAELSFARGELKRGLARHHGDKTETMFRAWADTWTSPWFRSWNIEYVLPAIEVPMLVLQGRDDQYGTSAQVDAIVNMSAGPATPLLLEDCSHSPHLEFPELSLDLMSCFVNRLAR, from the coding sequence ATGGCTTTATTGACACTTGATACAGGGCAGCAGCTTAATTATGAACAGTATGCCGGTGAGACCAACCGTCCCTGGCTTGTTTTTCTCCATGAAGGACTTGGCTCCATAACACAGTGGCGGGACTATCCGCAGCAGCTCTGTCAGCACACCGGTTGTCCGGGTATGGTTTATGACCGTATCGGTTACGGTTTATCATCACAGCTTACCCGGCCCCGGACTATTCATTATCTGCACGAGTACGCTCTTTATGAGTTGCCCTTGGTCCTTGATGCCGTACTTCCGGATCAGAACTTTATTTTAATCGGCCACTCGGACGGCGGCAGCATCAGTCTGCTTTTCAGTGCGGAACGCTGGCCTCGCCTCCTCGGCACAGTAACTGTTTCCGCCCACGTCTTTGTTGAGCCTGCCAGTATTACCGGTGTTGAGCAGGCTGAGCTGTCCTTTGCCCGAGGGGAACTGAAGAGGGGGCTCGCCAGGCATCATGGTGATAAAACAGAGACCATGTTTCGGGCCTGGGCCGATACCTGGACAAGCCCCTGGTTCAGATCCTGGAACATCGAATACGTGCTGCCCGCAATTGAGGTGCCAATGCTGGTCCTGCAGGGACGGGATGATCAGTACGGCACTTCGGCACAGGTAGATGCCATTGTCAACATGTCTGCAGGACCGGCAACGCCTCTGCTTTTAGAGGATTGCAGTCACAGTCCGCACCTTGAGTTCCCCGAGCTGAGCCTGGACCTCATGTCCTGTTTCGTCAACCGATTGGCCAGGTGA
- a CDS encoding VanZ family protein, which produces MKSMRQWLNRLRYLPVGLVMSGIFYLSHQPGGTFTLPAVVNIDKLLHCLVYTILGVTFYVALSPQWRSNHPVYAGGATLMFCLVYGISDEWHQSFIAGREVSGSDVAADVGGGLLAVLSVWAWRTWRRDTTDEVA; this is translated from the coding sequence ATGAAGAGTATGAGACAGTGGCTGAATCGGCTGCGGTATCTGCCTGTGGGGTTGGTTATGAGCGGTATCTTTTATCTTTCCCATCAACCCGGCGGCACATTCACTTTGCCTGCTGTCGTCAATATCGATAAACTGCTTCACTGCCTGGTATACACGATTCTCGGGGTTACTTTTTATGTGGCTCTCTCACCTCAGTGGCGTAGCAATCATCCTGTTTATGCCGGTGGTGCCACTTTGATGTTCTGTCTTGTTTACGGGATCTCGGACGAGTGGCATCAGTCGTTCATTGCCGGTCGGGAGGTCAGTGGTTCAGATGTGGCCGCGGATGTGGGAGGTGGTCTGCTCGCCGTTCTATCTGTATGGGCATGGCGAACGTGGCGGCGTGATACAACGGATGAGGTTGCCTGA
- a CDS encoding YecA family protein, with protein MGKIGRNQPCPCGSGKKYKHCCLSAQQAGAVAEPTSPVKVSLLATIEKVQTLAEEKKEVFLELGVFLFFADHKGDAWLFEITDSDAVQIAKNGERLAVQVNENPETIEINFSHTFALHDREVYVTSYVDKVKTLLVNSPAQQINAAIRRLRKRFPKEMLAQMHVEQGEETSA; from the coding sequence ATGGGAAAAATCGGTAGAAATCAACCGTGCCCGTGCGGCTCCGGGAAAAAATACAAGCACTGTTGTCTGTCGGCGCAGCAGGCAGGTGCTGTGGCTGAGCCGACAAGTCCGGTGAAGGTTTCGTTGCTGGCGACCATTGAAAAGGTACAGACCCTGGCTGAGGAAAAAAAAGAGGTTTTTCTTGAGCTCGGTGTTTTTCTGTTTTTTGCTGATCATAAGGGGGATGCCTGGTTATTTGAGATCACCGATTCCGATGCCGTGCAAATTGCCAAAAATGGTGAGCGACTGGCTGTCCAGGTCAATGAGAATCCCGAGACCATAGAGATAAATTTCAGTCATACCTTTGCTCTTCATGATCGAGAGGTGTATGTAACTTCGTATGTTGACAAGGTGAAGACATTGCTTGTCAACAGTCCGGCACAGCAGATCAATGCGGCTATTCGGCGGCTTCGTAAACGATTTCCAAAAGAAATGCTTGCACAGATGCATGTGGAGCAGGGTGAAGAAACCTCAGCATGA